In Marisediminicola antarctica, one DNA window encodes the following:
- a CDS encoding NUDIX hydrolase family protein, which translates to MSSVGTPDPNSGWLSDEELAETRRRLPLLYVEAVPVRVNGLGEITEVGILLRANSAGAMTRTLVSGRVMFGESLRDALFRHLEKDLGPMAFPLLPASTVPFSVAEYFPFPGTQFSDARQHAVSLAYVVPVTGSCDPRQDALELTWMSPADAASDAIAAEMEGGRGALLRAGLASVGRLF; encoded by the coding sequence ATGAGCTCAGTAGGCACACCCGACCCGAATTCCGGCTGGCTGTCCGACGAGGAGCTGGCCGAAACCAGACGCCGCCTCCCGCTGCTGTACGTCGAGGCGGTGCCAGTGCGCGTCAACGGGCTCGGAGAGATCACCGAGGTCGGCATCCTGCTCCGCGCGAACTCCGCGGGCGCGATGACCCGCACCCTAGTCTCCGGTCGCGTGATGTTCGGCGAATCGCTGCGCGACGCGCTCTTCCGCCACCTCGAGAAGGACCTCGGGCCGATGGCGTTCCCACTGCTACCTGCGAGCACGGTGCCATTCTCGGTCGCCGAGTACTTTCCGTTTCCGGGCACGCAGTTCAGCGATGCCCGCCAGCACGCCGTGTCGCTCGCTTACGTCGTGCCCGTCACCGGCTCGTGCGATCCGCGCCAGGATGCCCTCGAGCTCACGTGGATGAGCCCCGCGGATGCCGCATCCGACGCCATTGCCGCCGAGATGGAGGGCGGGCGCGGCGCACTACTTCGCGCCGGCCTCGCATCGGTCGGTCGACTCTTCTAG
- a CDS encoding DUF6157 family protein, with protein MDRVDYVNTFIAVAPDNRAVRGVRPPARHGSSTEPTGPIATDPIATGPIATGPIPAGPIATGPTPTDRIPTGRIPSGRIPSGPIPSGPIPTGPIPAGPVPTVAALTYELITGHPYELTSGDVIFTVMALRRGIPDADRVAARAEFYAAPRACLRSSDLGKRYGWGIHADADGRLALYGVESHEYGRLLDGRDPFGACVTVTRAMRSSR; from the coding sequence ATGGATCGGGTGGATTACGTCAACACTTTTATCGCGGTAGCGCCCGATAATCGGGCGGTGCGGGGAGTGAGACCGCCAGCGCGTCACGGCAGCTCGACCGAGCCGACCGGCCCGATCGCGACGGACCCAATCGCGACGGGCCCAATCGCGACGGGCCCTATCCCCGCCGGCCCCATCGCGACGGGCCCCACCCCGACCGACCGCATCCCGACCGGCCGTATCCCGAGCGGCCGTATCCCGAGCGGCCCCATCCCGAGCGGCCCCATCCCGACAGGCCCTATCCCCGCTGGCCCCGTCCCCACCGTCGCCGCGCTCACCTACGAGCTGATCACCGGGCATCCGTACGAGCTGACCTCCGGCGATGTCATCTTCACCGTGATGGCACTGCGTCGGGGGATACCGGATGCCGATCGCGTCGCCGCCCGAGCCGAGTTTTACGCCGCGCCCCGGGCGTGCCTGCGCTCCTCGGATCTCGGCAAGCGATATGGCTGGGGCATTCACGCCGACGCCGACGGGCGTCTCGCCCTCTATGGGGTCGAGTCGCACGAGTACGGCCGGCTGCTCGACGGGCGCGATCCGTTTGGCGCCTGTGTCACGGTGACCCGGGCAATGCGCAGCTCCCGCTGA
- a CDS encoding helix-turn-helix domain-containing protein, with product MRAPSPQQFERILPLPFVHLIINLSEPSRVRQLDGVTVAQRVEGAFVAGVQHTVLINENPAVLHHVGIRLRPSGLIALTDHSVGHEVLNAEPLMPGITALRASILRATAAVEALDPVETQLREWIRPEWSRHPALERALRMIDDDPNLRIADVARTVGISGKALINLFTMHCGITPKRYAEVARLHRFVNSIPSRAPIPTWTELIAETGYYDQPHFIHTFTRFTGQTPQRYLESVRNTVGAAPSFLPTRSIDTG from the coding sequence TTGCGCGCTCCGTCTCCGCAACAGTTTGAACGGATTCTGCCGCTGCCGTTTGTCCACCTCATCATCAACCTGAGCGAGCCCTCTAGGGTCCGCCAGCTGGATGGCGTCACCGTTGCCCAGCGCGTCGAGGGTGCATTCGTCGCCGGAGTTCAGCACACGGTGCTGATCAACGAGAACCCCGCGGTGCTGCACCACGTCGGGATCCGGTTGCGGCCCAGTGGGCTGATCGCGCTCACCGATCACAGCGTGGGACATGAGGTGCTAAATGCCGAACCGCTGATGCCCGGCATTACAGCACTTCGGGCCTCGATTCTGCGGGCAACTGCGGCCGTCGAAGCTCTCGACCCGGTAGAGACTCAGCTCCGTGAGTGGATACGACCCGAGTGGTCGCGCCACCCCGCCCTCGAGCGCGCCCTGCGGATGATTGACGACGACCCGAACCTGCGCATCGCCGACGTCGCACGCACGGTCGGCATCTCGGGCAAGGCGCTGATCAACCTCTTCACGATGCACTGCGGCATCACCCCCAAGCGATACGCGGAGGTGGCTCGGCTGCACCGATTCGTCAACTCGATTCCTTCGCGGGCTCCCATCCCGACCTGGACCGAGCTCATCGCCGAGACCGGATACTACGACCAACCCCATTTCATTCACACCTTCACACGCTTCACCGGCCAGACTCCACAGCGGTATCTCGAATCGGTGAGGAACACCGTCGGCGCGGCGCCCTCGTTCCTGCCTACCAGGTCGATCGATACGGGTTAG
- a CDS encoding DUF6855 family protein, with the protein MVDGTKDSPWQLTTAPGTSQYTMYVDGDELVCQVSSTTLKYHARAIDDLHAWLAEQGDWVPLGAADEKKAVTEGTVEAWGRSASNPVGGWYGLRNGYRGRFGMYLPPLLEHLGTVELTHDPRNNSVRAL; encoded by the coding sequence GTGGTCGACGGCACCAAAGACTCCCCCTGGCAGCTCACGACCGCGCCGGGCACCTCGCAGTACACGATGTATGTGGACGGCGACGAGCTCGTCTGCCAGGTGAGCTCCACCACCCTGAAGTACCACGCGCGCGCCATCGACGACCTGCACGCGTGGCTCGCCGAACAGGGCGACTGGGTGCCGCTCGGTGCCGCGGACGAGAAGAAGGCGGTGACCGAGGGCACCGTTGAGGCGTGGGGGCGCTCGGCCAGTAACCCCGTCGGCGGGTGGTACGGGCTGCGCAACGGCTACCGTGGGCGCTTCGGGATGTACCTGCCGCCACTGCTCGAGCACCTCGGGACCGTCGAGCTCACCCACGACCCCCGGAACAATTCGGTGCGAGCGCTCTGA
- a CDS encoding MFS transporter, which yields MVEPADPLTPGGFDAAESRLFTGPFIALAVADLAYFTSQGMLILVTPLFARGPLGADPVGVGIAVGAFSVTSLVLRPWSGRESDRRGRRPLLFVGAILAAAVILAHTMVTDLLVLIVLRLVLGVAEALFFVAGFAMLADLAPRGREGEALSFNSLALYLGIAFGPLLGELLLDMGGFPVAWIGAAALSLAAALLALRLPVTGRVPDADGGPMILIHRGVVWQSAGLFTGVVAMAGFLAFVAIYGRDELAMPNTGPVLLLFGLIVVGCRIVFAKLPDRVAPFRLASAALALIAVGMATTGLVPNVPGLFAGAAVMAVGVAFVTPAFFAAIARGLEPSERGAAFGTVSIFLDLAFGGGPVLLGLIVGAANIPSAFLIAALIPAAGALVTAFAALRARAHS from the coding sequence ATGGTCGAGCCCGCTGACCCGCTGACACCCGGGGGCTTCGATGCGGCCGAGTCCCGGCTCTTCACGGGGCCGTTTATCGCGCTCGCCGTCGCGGACCTGGCCTACTTCACGTCGCAGGGGATGCTGATCCTCGTCACCCCGCTCTTTGCACGTGGTCCTCTGGGTGCCGATCCCGTGGGCGTCGGGATCGCGGTCGGCGCGTTCAGCGTCACATCGCTCGTCCTCCGGCCGTGGAGCGGGCGCGAGTCCGATCGACGCGGACGGCGCCCACTCCTGTTCGTCGGAGCGATCCTGGCGGCGGCTGTCATCCTCGCGCACACGATGGTCACCGACCTGTTGGTCCTCATCGTCCTTCGTCTGGTCCTCGGGGTCGCAGAGGCGCTCTTCTTCGTCGCCGGTTTCGCGATGCTCGCCGACCTCGCGCCTCGTGGCCGCGAGGGCGAGGCGCTCAGCTTCAACTCGCTTGCGCTGTACCTGGGCATTGCCTTCGGTCCGCTGCTCGGAGAGTTACTGCTCGACATGGGCGGCTTCCCAGTGGCCTGGATCGGGGCCGCTGCGCTGTCGCTGGCCGCCGCGCTGCTCGCGCTGCGCCTGCCGGTGACCGGCCGGGTTCCGGATGCCGATGGCGGTCCGATGATCCTCATCCACCGCGGCGTGGTGTGGCAATCTGCCGGGCTGTTCACTGGAGTGGTGGCGATGGCAGGCTTCCTGGCCTTCGTCGCCATCTACGGGCGCGACGAGCTCGCCATGCCGAACACCGGTCCGGTCCTGCTCCTGTTCGGACTCATCGTGGTCGGTTGCCGGATCGTTTTTGCGAAACTCCCCGATCGGGTGGCACCGTTCCGGCTGGCATCGGCGGCGCTCGCCTTGATCGCCGTGGGCATGGCCACGACCGGTCTGGTTCCCAATGTCCCTGGTCTCTTCGCCGGCGCAGCGGTCATGGCGGTCGGGGTCGCCTTCGTGACGCCCGCGTTCTTCGCCGCCATCGCCCGCGGGCTGGAACCATCCGAGCGCGGGGCGGCGTTCGGCACGGTCAGCATCTTCCTGGATCTGGCCTTCGGCGGAGGGCCGGTGCTGCTGGGGCTCATTGTCGGGGCTGCGAACATCCCGAGTGCCTTCCTCATCGCCGCACTCATCCCCGCGGCCGGTGCCCTCGTCACGGCCTTCGCGGCACTGCGTGCACGCGCCCATTCCTAG
- a CDS encoding DEAD/DEAH box helicase encodes MGSPLDLFSRATREWFTGAFAAPTTAQAGAWSAIASGAHALVVAPTGSGKTLAAFLWSIDRLASAPAPPEPNRRTRVLYISPLKALAVDVERNLRAPLVGVTQTARRLGEVPPDITVGVRSGDTTSGDRRMLQRTPPDILITTPESLYLMLTASARETLRGVDTVIVDEVHAVASTKRGAHLAISLERLDALLDKPAQRIGLSATVRPHEEVARFLGGSEHVSIVAPPSTKKFDLAVVVPVEDMTELGTAPILEGSAAGSAPTQGSIWPHVEENIVDRILEHRSTIVFANSRRLAERLTARLNEIWALRTAEPELVGVGAGGDPLAGPQSAVGEDPRSQAPSALGSQDRWRDPQSSTALARAHHGSVSKDQRALIEDDLKSGRLRCVVATSSLELGIDMGEVDLVIQVEAPPSVASGLQRVGRAGHQVGEVSRGIIFPKHRADLIHSAVASERMSSGQIEALTVPTNPLDVLAQQTVAAVALDTLDVEEWFDTVRRAAPFANLPRGAYDATLDLLSGLYPSDEFAELRPRIIWDRVKGTITGRPGAQRLAVTSGGTIPDRGLFGVFMVGSTGASAGPTGGGGGRVGELDEEMVYESRVGDVFALGATSWRIEDITHDRVLVTPAYGQPGRVPFWKGDGIGRPAELGRAIGSFTREVATASIEDARARVGAGGLDYRAVNNLIAFIDDQKKATGHVPSDRTLVVERFRDELGDWRVILHSPYGMQVHAPWALAVGARIRERYGMEGAAMASDDGVIARIPDTDSEPPGAELFVFDPDELSDIVTEEVGGSALFASRFRECAARALLLPRYNPGKRSPLWQQRQRSAQLLAVAVKYPSFPIVLEAVREVLQDVYDLPGLIALAKQVESRQIRVVESQTEQASPFARSLLFGYVAAFMYEGDSPLAERRAAALSLDSTLLAELLGRAELRELLDPDVIERTELELQRLAPDRKVKGAEGVVDLLRILGPLSVEEIEARVQPVPRVVGGADAGGTAAAGAGAGAGAGAGAGAGAVGAAAGRAGDGRAGDGRAGDADDITDVPRWLAELARANRVWRAGADRWAVIEDAARLRDALGTPLPIGIPAAFIEPVDDPLGDLVGRYARTHAPFTVAAAAERLGVGTAVVLDTLRRLEKQRRVVEGEFRPMQTGSEWCDVEVLRRLRSRSLAALRHEVEPADAATLGRFLPAWQHVTEPLRGVDGVAQVIDQLAGVALPASAWESLVLPARVRDYSPVMLDELTATGEVIWSGTGALPGSDGWISLHLAESAPVTLAEPTGDETTELQRSILAALAGGGAYFFRQLSNAVGGELGVLDDKQFAAAIWDLVWSGLITNDTFSPLRSFLGGAAPARRGVPRSRAYRGRARPALPMQSGPPSVAGRWSLLPLAEPDATVRGLATAELLLERHGVVTRGAVANEGVRGGFSLVYKVLSGFEDTGRARRGYFIEHLGAAQFATGATVDRLRSFTREPDDSTPPVAITLAATDPANPYGAALPWPAAPVAHAAAGADAAAGAAIASQTGRPSDGPVAGPTGGAVGGSTVGTTGGATGGSSGSPTGSTTGSTTGSSGGPASAPPEPSARGHRPGRKAGALVVLVDGRLALYIERGGKTVLTFGADEATLVVAAESLAQTIRRSVGKLRVERVDGQFVIGSPLGDALTFAGFQTTPQGLRLRG; translated from the coding sequence ATGGGCTCGCCGCTCGACCTTTTTTCCCGTGCCACTCGCGAATGGTTCACCGGGGCGTTCGCTGCGCCTACGACCGCGCAGGCCGGCGCGTGGAGCGCGATCGCCAGCGGAGCGCACGCCCTCGTCGTCGCGCCGACGGGGTCGGGGAAGACCCTCGCTGCATTCCTGTGGTCGATCGACCGCCTCGCATCCGCGCCCGCACCGCCCGAGCCGAACCGGCGCACCCGCGTGCTGTACATTTCGCCGCTCAAGGCCCTCGCGGTCGATGTGGAGCGCAACCTGCGCGCACCGCTCGTCGGTGTGACCCAGACCGCCCGCCGACTCGGAGAAGTGCCACCCGACATCACGGTGGGCGTGCGCTCGGGAGACACGACATCTGGCGACCGGCGGATGCTGCAGCGCACGCCCCCCGACATCCTGATCACGACCCCGGAATCGCTCTACCTCATGCTCACGGCCTCGGCGCGGGAAACCCTCCGCGGGGTGGACACCGTCATCGTCGATGAGGTGCACGCGGTCGCATCGACGAAGCGGGGCGCGCACCTCGCTATTTCACTCGAGCGGCTCGACGCCCTGCTCGACAAGCCGGCACAGCGCATCGGACTGTCCGCGACCGTGCGCCCGCACGAGGAGGTCGCGCGGTTCCTCGGCGGCAGCGAGCACGTGAGCATCGTGGCGCCGCCGTCGACGAAGAAGTTCGACCTGGCCGTCGTCGTCCCGGTCGAGGATATGACCGAGCTCGGCACCGCGCCGATCCTCGAGGGGTCCGCCGCGGGAAGCGCGCCGACCCAGGGCTCGATCTGGCCGCACGTCGAGGAGAATATTGTCGACCGCATCCTCGAGCACCGGTCGACGATCGTCTTCGCGAACTCGAGGCGGCTCGCCGAGAGGCTCACGGCGCGGCTCAATGAAATCTGGGCGCTGCGCACCGCCGAGCCGGAGCTCGTCGGTGTGGGGGCCGGTGGCGACCCGCTCGCTGGGCCTCAGTCCGCGGTGGGGGAAGACCCTCGGTCGCAGGCTCCCTCGGCGCTGGGGTCGCAGGATCGCTGGCGCGATCCTCAGAGCTCCACCGCGCTCGCCCGCGCCCACCACGGATCCGTGTCCAAGGACCAACGTGCCCTCATCGAGGACGACCTCAAGAGCGGCCGCCTGCGCTGCGTCGTCGCGACCTCGTCGCTCGAGCTCGGCATCGACATGGGCGAGGTCGACCTCGTCATCCAGGTCGAGGCACCGCCCTCGGTGGCGAGCGGGCTGCAGCGCGTCGGCCGCGCCGGCCACCAGGTCGGCGAGGTGTCGCGCGGCATCATCTTCCCCAAGCACCGCGCCGACCTCATCCACTCCGCGGTCGCGAGCGAGCGGATGTCGTCAGGCCAGATCGAGGCGCTGACCGTGCCGACGAACCCGCTCGACGTGCTCGCGCAGCAGACCGTCGCCGCGGTCGCCCTCGACACCCTCGATGTGGAGGAGTGGTTCGATACCGTGCGACGGGCGGCCCCCTTCGCGAACCTGCCGCGCGGCGCGTATGACGCGACCCTCGACCTGCTGAGTGGACTGTACCCCTCGGACGAGTTCGCCGAGCTGCGGCCTCGCATCATCTGGGACCGTGTGAAGGGCACAATCACCGGACGCCCCGGTGCTCAGCGCCTCGCCGTCACGAGCGGCGGAACGATCCCCGACCGCGGGCTGTTCGGCGTTTTCATGGTCGGCTCAACCGGAGCTTCGGCAGGCCCAACCGGCGGAGGAGGCGGTCGCGTCGGCGAGCTCGACGAGGAGATGGTCTACGAGTCCCGGGTGGGCGACGTCTTCGCCCTGGGGGCGACGAGCTGGCGCATCGAGGACATCACCCACGACCGCGTGCTCGTCACCCCCGCCTACGGCCAGCCGGGCCGCGTGCCGTTCTGGAAGGGTGACGGTATCGGCCGGCCCGCCGAGCTCGGCCGGGCGATCGGGTCGTTCACTCGCGAGGTCGCGACCGCGTCGATCGAGGATGCCCGCGCCCGCGTCGGCGCCGGCGGCCTCGACTACCGTGCCGTCAACAACCTCATCGCGTTCATCGACGACCAGAAGAAGGCCACCGGCCACGTCCCCTCCGACCGCACGCTCGTCGTCGAGCGGTTCCGCGACGAGCTCGGCGACTGGCGGGTCATCCTGCATTCGCCGTATGGCATGCAGGTGCACGCGCCGTGGGCGCTGGCCGTCGGCGCGCGGATCCGCGAGCGCTATGGCATGGAGGGCGCCGCGATGGCGAGTGACGACGGCGTCATCGCGCGCATCCCCGACACCGACAGCGAGCCTCCGGGCGCTGAGCTGTTCGTCTTCGATCCCGACGAGCTGAGCGACATCGTCACCGAGGAGGTCGGCGGATCGGCGCTGTTCGCGTCGAGGTTCCGGGAGTGCGCCGCGCGCGCCCTGCTGCTGCCGCGGTACAACCCCGGAAAGCGGTCGCCGCTCTGGCAGCAGCGGCAGCGATCCGCCCAATTACTGGCGGTCGCGGTGAAGTACCCGAGTTTTCCGATCGTGCTCGAGGCGGTGCGCGAGGTGCTGCAGGACGTCTACGACCTGCCCGGCCTGATCGCGCTCGCGAAGCAGGTCGAGAGCCGGCAGATTCGCGTGGTCGAGTCACAGACCGAGCAAGCCTCACCTTTTGCCCGGTCGCTGCTCTTCGGATACGTGGCCGCGTTCATGTACGAGGGCGATTCCCCGCTCGCGGAGCGCCGGGCCGCCGCGCTGTCACTCGACTCGACCCTGCTCGCTGAGCTCCTCGGGCGCGCAGAGCTGCGCGAACTGCTGGACCCCGACGTCATCGAGCGCACCGAGCTCGAGCTGCAGCGCCTCGCCCCAGACCGCAAGGTGAAGGGCGCCGAGGGCGTCGTCGACCTGCTACGCATCCTCGGCCCACTGTCGGTTGAGGAGATCGAGGCGCGGGTTCAGCCGGTTCCGAGGGTCGTGGGGGGCGCGGATGCCGGGGGTACGGCTGCCGCGGGTGCGGGTGCGGGTGCGGGTGCGGGTGCGGGTGCGGGTGCGGGTGCCGTTGGCGCGGCTGCCGGGCGTGCGGGTGACGGGCGTGCGGGTGACGGGCGTGCGGGTGACGCAGACGACATCACCGACGTGCCCCGCTGGCTCGCCGAACTCGCCCGCGCCAACCGGGTCTGGCGCGCGGGCGCCGACCGCTGGGCGGTGATCGAGGATGCCGCGCGCCTCCGCGATGCGCTCGGAACGCCTCTGCCGATCGGCATCCCCGCCGCGTTCATCGAGCCGGTGGACGATCCGCTCGGCGACCTCGTCGGACGCTACGCCCGCACCCACGCGCCGTTCACCGTCGCCGCCGCCGCCGAGCGGCTCGGCGTGGGCACCGCCGTCGTCCTCGATACCTTGCGCAGGCTCGAGAAGCAGCGCCGGGTTGTGGAGGGCGAGTTCAGGCCGATGCAGACCGGCAGCGAGTGGTGCGATGTCGAGGTGCTGCGCCGGCTCCGCAGCCGGTCGCTCGCCGCGCTCCGGCACGAGGTCGAGCCGGCGGACGCCGCGACGCTCGGCCGCTTCCTCCCCGCCTGGCAGCACGTGACCGAGCCGCTGCGCGGGGTGGACGGCGTCGCGCAGGTCATCGACCAGCTCGCGGGGGTCGCTCTGCCGGCATCCGCGTGGGAGAGCCTCGTGCTGCCCGCCCGGGTGCGCGACTACTCCCCCGTGATGCTCGACGAGCTCACCGCGACGGGCGAGGTCATCTGGTCGGGCACCGGCGCCCTGCCGGGAAGCGACGGCTGGATCAGCCTGCACCTCGCGGAGTCCGCGCCGGTCACACTCGCCGAGCCGACCGGCGACGAGACCACCGAACTGCAGCGCTCCATCCTTGCGGCGCTCGCGGGTGGCGGGGCGTACTTCTTCCGGCAGCTGTCGAACGCAGTCGGCGGCGAGCTCGGGGTACTCGACGACAAGCAGTTCGCGGCGGCGATCTGGGACCTCGTCTGGTCGGGCCTGATCACCAACGACACCTTCTCGCCGCTGCGGTCGTTTCTCGGCGGGGCGGCCCCGGCCCGTCGCGGGGTGCCGCGCAGCCGCGCCTACCGTGGACGCGCCCGCCCGGCCCTACCGATGCAAAGCGGACCGCCGAGCGTGGCCGGACGCTGGTCACTGCTGCCCCTCGCGGAGCCCGATGCGACCGTCCGCGGTCTCGCTACCGCCGAGCTACTTCTCGAGCGGCACGGCGTCGTCACGCGTGGCGCCGTCGCGAATGAGGGCGTGCGCGGCGGTTTCAGCCTCGTCTACAAGGTGCTGAGCGGCTTCGAAGACACCGGACGCGCCCGCCGCGGTTACTTCATCGAGCACCTCGGCGCCGCGCAGTTCGCCACCGGTGCGACCGTCGACCGGCTGCGCTCCTTCACCCGCGAGCCCGACGACTCCACCCCGCCCGTCGCCATCACCCTCGCGGCGACCGATCCCGCGAACCCGTACGGGGCCGCGCTGCCCTGGCCAGCGGCGCCCGTGGCGCATGCTGCGGCCGGGGCGGATGCTGCGGCCGGGGCGGCGATCGCCAGCCAGACTGGTCGTCCGTCCGACGGTCCGGTCGCTGGCCCAACCGGCGGCGCGGTCGGCGGCTCGACCGTCGGCACGACCGGCGGCGCAACCGGCGGCTCGAGCGGCAGTCCGACCGGCAGCACGACCGGCAGCACAACCGGCAGCTCGGGCGGTCCAGCATCCGCCCCGCCCGAACCCAGCGCGCGCGGCCACCGCCCGGGACGCAAGGCGGGCGCACTTGTCGTGCTCGTCGACGGCCGGCTCGCGCTCTACATCGAGCGTGGCGGCAAGACCGTGCTGACCTTCGGCGCCGACGAGGCGACCCTGGTCGTTGCGGCGGAGTCGCTCGCGCAGACGATCCGCCGTTCGGTCGGCAAGCTGCGGGTCGAGCGGGTCGACGGTCAGTTCGTGATCGGCAGTCCGCTCGGTGACGCGCTCACGTTCGCCGGATTCCAGACCACGCCGCAGGGCCTGCGGCTGAGAGGCTGA
- a CDS encoding Fpg/Nei family DNA glycosylase: protein MPEGDTVYRTAKNLRAALEGAQLTRCDIRVPKFATVDLTGQRVDEVASRGKHLLMRIGEHTIHTHLKMEGSWHLYRPGTKWKRPAHSARIVLETAGWVAVGYSLGIVEVVPRSEEHTVVGHLGPDLLGPDWDAAEALGRLTADPARAVGLALLDQSVLAGLGNVYRNELCFLRGILPTRPVGSVVQPERLIALAHSLIDANKDRVERTTTGTLRGATDWVYGRSGQPCMRCGTRILEGRLGVNVLQLRETFWCPSCQS, encoded by the coding sequence ATGCCAGAGGGCGACACCGTCTACCGCACGGCGAAGAACCTGCGTGCCGCGCTCGAGGGCGCCCAGCTCACGCGGTGCGACATCCGAGTTCCGAAATTCGCGACCGTCGACCTGACCGGCCAGCGGGTCGACGAGGTCGCGAGCCGAGGCAAACATCTCCTGATGCGCATCGGCGAGCATACGATTCACACCCACCTCAAGATGGAGGGCTCCTGGCACCTCTACCGGCCCGGTACGAAGTGGAAGCGTCCGGCGCACTCGGCGCGCATCGTGCTCGAGACGGCCGGCTGGGTGGCGGTCGGCTACTCGCTCGGCATCGTCGAGGTGGTGCCGCGCTCGGAGGAGCACACCGTCGTCGGACACCTTGGCCCCGACCTGCTCGGACCGGACTGGGATGCCGCCGAGGCGCTCGGCCGGCTCACCGCCGACCCGGCGCGCGCGGTCGGACTCGCGCTGCTGGACCAGAGCGTGCTCGCTGGGCTCGGGAACGTCTACCGAAACGAATTGTGCTTTCTTCGCGGCATCCTGCCGACACGGCCCGTGGGCTCGGTGGTGCAACCGGAGCGGCTGATCGCGCTCGCGCACTCGCTCATCGACGCGAACAAGGACAGGGTGGAGCGCACCACGACGGGCACCCTGCGAGGCGCGACCGATTGGGTCTACGGCCGCAGCGGGCAACCCTGTATGCGCTGCGGCACCCGGATTCTCGAGGGACGCCTCGGCGTCAACGTGCTCCAGCTGCGCGAGACGTTCTGGTGCCCGAGCTGCCAGAGCTGA
- a CDS encoding DUF1761 domain-containing protein: MDIVINPLAVALAALSTFIIGGLWYSLLFATRWQRAAGVTDETLRSGSARVFIGSFSLALVMAASLAAFIGSGGTVFGTSAGFAVGVTWVTAAFGINYLFERRPVSLFLINASYNIVAFTIMGAIIGAVQG, encoded by the coding sequence GTGGACATCGTCATCAACCCACTCGCTGTTGCACTCGCCGCGCTCTCGACCTTCATCATCGGCGGGCTCTGGTACTCGCTGCTCTTCGCGACAAGGTGGCAGCGGGCGGCAGGCGTCACCGATGAGACCCTGCGCAGCGGGTCAGCGCGAGTCTTCATCGGATCGTTCTCTCTCGCCCTGGTCATGGCCGCGAGCCTCGCTGCGTTCATCGGGTCCGGCGGCACGGTGTTCGGAACTTCCGCCGGGTTCGCGGTCGGCGTCACCTGGGTTACCGCCGCGTTCGGCATCAACTACCTGTTCGAGCGGCGACCGGTGAGCTTGTTCCTCATCAACGCGTCCTACAACATCGTGGCCTTCACGATCATGGGGGCCATCATCGGTGCAGTGCAGGGCTGA